One Littorina saxatilis isolate snail1 linkage group LG12, US_GU_Lsax_2.0, whole genome shotgun sequence genomic region harbors:
- the LOC138982191 gene encoding uncharacterized protein, producing the protein MAESGCERELELALQDMNLEMPNGLRHVLFHTGTCRKDVYRSMWGSLMFIGKLKTGGVRTLVYPEEIREAVRRRFGDRPPQAGAYDRQYVDQGYHVSLEELVGAKWRGPPKTCKLCN; encoded by the exons ATGGCAGAATCCGGGTGTGAGCGCGAGTTGGAACTGGCACTTCAAGACATGAA CCTGGAAATGCCAAACGGTCTCCGGCATGTCCTGTTCCACACAGGGACATGCCGAAAAGATGTCTATAGATCGATGTGGGGGAGTTTGATG TTCATTGGGAAATTGAAGACAGGCGGGGTCCGGACCCTGGTGTATCCGGAGGAAATCCGGGAGGCGGTGAGACGCCGTTTTGGTGACCGGCCTCCTCAAGCTGGGGCCTATGACCGCCAGTATGTTGACCAG GGCTATCACGTCAGCCTGGAAGAACTGGTTGGGGCCAAATGGAGAGGGCCACCAAAGACATGCAAATTGTGCAATTAG
- the LOC138982190 gene encoding uncharacterized protein: MERPNIFDALRTANGDDFHVDSAMLTETTPVVSHDAGHQEPQSGDDETSDEEGPLPPEGDSSPDQSEAELMEGDEQVPEASSETAKDGTEWCSAPTISKTAKTAPRNIFKMPPSKLLGCQNVM, encoded by the exons ATGGAGCGACCAAATATCTTTGACGCTCTTCGGACAGCCAACGGAGACGATTTTCATGTGGACTCGG CGATGTTGACTGAGACAACACCAGTAGTCTCACATGATGCTGGACACCAGGAACCTCAAAGTGGAGATGATGAGACCAGCGACGAGGAGGGCCCTCTGCCACCAGAAGGTGACAGTTCCCCAGATCAATCTGAGGCTGAACTGATGGAAGGAGATGAGCAAGTGCCAGAAGCAAGTTCTGAGACTGCCAAAGATGGAACCGAGTGGTGTTCTGCACCAACTATTTCCAAGACGGCCAAAACGGCACCCAGAAATATTTTCAAGATGCCCCCCAGTAAGCTTCTGGGTTGTCAAAAT GTAATGTGA